The Pseudomonas sp. IAC-BECa141 genome contains the following window.
ACCATCGATCCGCAGACTGCGCGCGATGTGGCGGCCGCGGCTGCCAAACAAGGCGTGGCCATGGCCGATGCACCGGTGTCCGGTGGTACCGGCGGCGCCACGGCGGGGACGCTGACCTTCATGGTCGGCGCCACTCCTGAACTGTTCGCCACCCTGCAACCGGTGCTGGCGCAGATGGGCCGCAACATCGTGCATTGCGGTGAGGTCGGTACCGGCCAGATCGCCAAGATCTGCAACAACCTGTTGCTCGCCATTTCGATGGTCGGCGTCAGCGAAGCGATGGCGCTGGGCGATGCGCTGGGGATCGACACCACGGTGCTCGCCGGAATCATCAACAGCTCGACCGGCCGTTGCTGGAGTTCGGAAATGTACAACCCGTGGCCGGGCATCGTCGAAACGGCGCCGGCCTCGCGCGGCTATACCGGTGGCTTCGGCGCCGAGCTGATGCTCAAGGATCTGGGGCTGGCCACCGAGGCGGCACGTCAGGCCCATCAGCCAGTCATGCTGGGCGCGGTGGCGCAGCAGTTGTATCAGGCGATGAGTCAGCGCGGGGAAGGGGGCAAGGACTTCTCGGCGATCATCAACAGCTATCGCAAGCCGCAGTAATCGTCTTCAGATCCAATGCAGTAGGTGTTGCCGGGAAATCACGTCGGGTGGTTTCCCGGCCTTTTTGTATCAGGCGAACACGAAATATTTGCGCACGGTCTCGACCACTTCCCAAGTGCCTTTCATGCCCGGCTCGACCACGAAGATGTCGCCGGCGCGCAGGTGGATTGGCTCCATGCCGTCCGGGGTAATCACGCAGTAGCCTTCCTGGAAATGGCAGTACTCCCACTTCACGTAATCGACCCGCCACTTGCCCGGCGTGCAGATCCAGGTGCCCATGATCTTGCTGCCGTCTTCGCTGGTGTAGGCGTTGAGGTTGACGGTGTGCGGGTCGCCCTCGAGCTTTTCCCATTTGCAGGCGTCGAGTACGGGCAGCGGGTGGGTGTCGCGCAAAACGGTGATAGGTGCGGTCATTGGTGAGTTCCAGAATGGGCCTTTGAGCGGAAGCTGCACCCTATAGCGCCGGGTACTTTGCCAATTGTCTGGGCTCGACATTCAGTTGCTCATAAACGCAACAACGATTTGCACTGAACGGTTAATCAATGACCCTTGGAACATTAATCAAAGCAATGTACTGATCTGGAACAAGGGTTATGAACTTATAACAAAATTACTTGCTTTAATTTCGCAGGTGATACGCCAGCGAAGTCATCGCTAGTTTGCTTTCCATAGTTGGGCTGAGCGCGGCGGGGCGCTCCATCCTACCCAGACATTGTTAAGTAAATATGTCGCTCCGACCCATCGTCCGCACCAATCGAGTGCAGCATTTACGGGCGTGTGCACGTCCGTCTCAGATCAAATAAAAAACTTTGAACAGCTCGTTGACTCTCCCCTTAAGGGCAGAGTTTAGATTTCCGCCGCGCGAGAAGTTGCTGTAGGAAAAGTTACTTCTCGTATGCGGAAAATATGAGTCAGCCACGACATATAGGGAGATAGAAATGAACAATCCATTGGACTTGGAACAGGTCATTGGCAGCACCCGCGCCATTCTCGCGCAGTTGCTAGTAATGAGCGCCGATGAAATCGATGAGCACAGCAGCATCGTCGAAGATCTGGGGGCGGATTCGCTGGACATCGTCGACCTCAGCTTCCAGCTGGGCCGCCAGTATGGTTGCACCTTGCCCAAGACCAGCGTGCTGGACCATGCGGTAGCTGTCTGCGGGGATGCCAGCGAGTTTGTGGCCAACGGCCGGATCACTGAAAACGGCAAGGCCCTGCTGGAGCAAAGCCTGAGCGCCTACGCACCGGACCAGCTCAAGGCCGGCATGCAGCCGGCGCAGGTGTTCGCGGCCACCACAGTTCTCAACTGGGCGCAGCAATGTCGCAATCTGTTCAATTACCTGCCATCGAGCTGCCCTGACTGCAACGCCCATCAAGCCGTGCTCAACGAGCGTCAGCAAGTGGTCTGCGGTGCCTGCAGCGCACGCCTGGTGCCGGCCGATGGCGACGAAGTCTCCCGTCAACTGGTCGAGCAGTTTGTGGCCACTCACGTCAAAGAGACGGTGTAGGAGCTCACATGCGGGCACGAGAAGTCTATGTGAGCGGGTTCGGCCTGGTGGCGCCCATGGCGCTGGACGCTGCCACGTTGTTCGAGCGCATCTGCCGGAAACAATCCTGTGTCCGCGAACATCCCCGGTTCCAGGCGTTGGGGTTTCGCAACAGTGCGGCCGGGTTTATCGATGACGTGCAGTGGCAGAAGATCGCGGCTGGATTCGGTGGCAATGCAGCGCTGCACCCGCGTCAGAGCGTGCTGGCCGAGTACGTCGCGCGTCAGGCGTTGCGGCACGCCGGTCTGACTCCGGCCGACGTTGCCCACAGCCGCAGCGGCCTGTTCCTGGGGGCCAATAAATACTGTGCCGACAGTCACGATCTGCAGCGGGTCAGTCGATGCATGGATGACGCGGGGCGAGTCGATCTGGATCGCCTGCTCGACCATCCGGCACCGCCGAGCGCTGCGTTCGTGCGTCGGGTTGATCAACAGACCCAGCACCTGGCGGACTGGCTCGGTATACGCGACTGCATCTCGACCCATTCCGACGCTTGTGCCGCCGGCACCATGGCCATCGGCAGCGCCTACCGGGCGATCGAGCGCGGTGAGGTGGATCTGGCGATTTGCGGTGCCGTGGAGCTGATGGCCAACGAGCTGCCTTATTACATGTTCAACAGCCTTGGCGCGCTGTGCCAGGCCGACCTGCCGGCAGGCGAGCAGAGCCGTCCCTTCATGCCGGATCGCAGTGGTTTTGTGCTCAGCGAAGGCGCGGCCCTGGTGATTCTCGAATCCGCCGAGCATGCCCGACGACGCAAGGCCAGGCCATTGGGACGAGTGTTGGGCTACGCCAATGTCTGCGAAGCCCAGAAGATGACCTCCAGCAGCCGGGATGGCAGCAAGTACGAGGAATGCATGGACGCTGCAATCGAAGATGCCGGGCTGCTGCGCAGTGCCGTGCAACACGTCAATACCCACGGGACTTCCACCCAGGCCAACGACAGTTGCGAGGCCCTGGCCCTGCAACGGCTGTTTGGCGAATGTCGGGACTTCATGACCTTCACCGCCAACAAGTCGGCCATGGGTCACTCTCTGGCGGGCAGCGGCGCCATTGAAGCCGTACTGTCGCTGATGACGTTGCGCGACGGTGTGCTGTTGCCGACCTTGAACTATGAGCCTGAGCGCGCCGAGTACCCTTCATTGAAGTTCCTCAGCGAGCCTGTGCACCAGCCGATCAACGTGGTGATGTCCAACTCCTTCGGATTCGGCGGCGTCAACAGTTCGCTGGTTCTGGGGAGGGCATGACATGAACAGAGCCCTCTACATCAACGCGGCTGCCGTGCTCAATGCCGCCGGCAGCGAATGCGCCGACCTGCTCGCGACACCGCCGGTGCCACAACCGCTGGCCTTCGACCCGCAACGTAACGCCCTGGTGTTGCCCGCGCCGCGCCTGGCCAGCGATCTGTTCGATCGCAAGAT
Protein-coding sequences here:
- the mmsB gene encoding 3-hydroxyisobutyrate dehydrogenase, yielding MKIAFIGLGNMGAPMARNLIKAGHSLNLVDLNKTVLAELEQLGGTIRASAREAAEDAELVITMLPAAVHVRSVWLGEDGVLAGIGKGVPAVDCSTIDPQTARDVAAAAAKQGVAMADAPVSGGTGGATAGTLTFMVGATPELFATLQPVLAQMGRNIVHCGEVGTGQIAKICNNLLLAISMVGVSEAMALGDALGIDTTVLAGIINSSTGRCWSSEMYNPWPGIVETAPASRGYTGGFGAELMLKDLGLATEAARQAHQPVMLGAVAQQLYQAMSQRGEGGKDFSAIINSYRKPQ
- a CDS encoding cupin domain-containing protein, yielding MTAPITVLRDTHPLPVLDACKWEKLEGDPHTVNLNAYTSEDGSKIMGTWICTPGKWRVDYVKWEYCHFQEGYCVITPDGMEPIHLRAGDIFVVEPGMKGTWEVVETVRKYFVFA
- a CDS encoding acyl carrier protein, whose amino-acid sequence is MNNPLDLEQVIGSTRAILAQLLVMSADEIDEHSSIVEDLGADSLDIVDLSFQLGRQYGCTLPKTSVLDHAVAVCGDASEFVANGRITENGKALLEQSLSAYAPDQLKAGMQPAQVFAATTVLNWAQQCRNLFNYLPSSCPDCNAHQAVLNERQQVVCGACSARLVPADGDEVSRQLVEQFVATHVKETV
- a CDS encoding beta-ketoacyl-[acyl-carrier-protein] synthase family protein, producing MRAREVYVSGFGLVAPMALDAATLFERICRKQSCVREHPRFQALGFRNSAAGFIDDVQWQKIAAGFGGNAALHPRQSVLAEYVARQALRHAGLTPADVAHSRSGLFLGANKYCADSHDLQRVSRCMDDAGRVDLDRLLDHPAPPSAAFVRRVDQQTQHLADWLGIRDCISTHSDACAAGTMAIGSAYRAIERGEVDLAICGAVELMANELPYYMFNSLGALCQADLPAGEQSRPFMPDRSGFVLSEGAALVILESAEHARRRKARPLGRVLGYANVCEAQKMTSSSRDGSKYEECMDAAIEDAGLLRSAVQHVNTHGTSTQANDSCEALALQRLFGECRDFMTFTANKSAMGHSLAGSGAIEAVLSLMTLRDGVLLPTLNYEPERAEYPSLKFLSEPVHQPINVVMSNSFGFGGVNSSLVLGRA